The stretch of DNA TCGAGCTTGAACGCGGGTCGGCCCGTCGGCACGAAAATCACCTCATCGAGGTCATAGACCCATGCCACCTCGCTTGCCGCCACCAAATGGCCGTTGTGGATCGGGTCGAAGGTGCCGCCCATGATGCCGATGCGTCGATGCCCGTTGCCGTGGCGATGTCCCTGTTGTCCGGTTGTTGCGGCATCGATAGAGTCGGGACCGGTTTGCTGGGAAAGACCGGACATCTTGCGTGCCGGTTCGTGATGCTGTGAAATCTTGGCGTTGGACGCTGACGGCATGGCACCCACGTGCGCAGACTTGGAAGATTCGCCGCTGCCGGCGGCTGTATACTGGCCAATCGAGGTCTCGGCGTCGCTCATGCCTTGCCGTTGCCCTTGTTCTTGGCGTTTTTCTCGTTCTGGGATTGCTCCGTTACGGTCTCTTCGCGTTTCTCGTCGGCCTGTTCCGTCTGTTCCTCGATCTTTTCGGCGGTGGCATGTTGGCTGGTGTCGATTTTGCCCATGTCCTCGTCGTATTCGTCCTGCACCACACGACGGATCTCGGCGAACGTCGGAATCGGGAAATCGGGCTGGTACAGGCGGCGCACGGAGGCGACGCACTCGCTGGCACGGATCAGCAGGTCGGTCATGGCGTCGATGCCGCCTTGCGCCTCCTGCCTGCTGAACTCGGCAATGTAGCGTTCCATGGCGGCAAGGCGTTCGGCTACGGTCTTTTGGCCGTCTTCATCAAGGTCGACGACGTCGTCCGCATCCATTTCAGGCCACCCGACAAGCGCCGCATCCGCATATTCCAAAGAGGCTCGTTGGTCGGCGGTTGCGATGCCGTCCTCCACCTGCACCAGAAAAACGTAACGCACGATGGCAAGCCGTTCCGAAGCGATCTTCAGGCCGATACGGGGATTGCTCATATCGATTCCGCGATCTTTGGCCAACTGGTAGTCGGCCTGCCCCTTTTCCTGCGCACCTTGCTCGCCTTCCGGTATTTTCTGCCCGTCCGTTGTGGCGGTAGCGGTCGCCGGCTGGTTGTCGGGATTCTGGCTGGCGGAAATATTGCCTTCCAGATTGTTGTCAGCGCCCTTGATACCGGCGTCGTCGTTGCTCTGTTCAGCGTCGTTCATATCATGTCCTTCGCTTGTCATCAGGCCCGCACCTGGCCGGTGCCGTAGCCGATCCATTTGGTCGTGGTCATTTCCGCAAGCCCCATCGGTCCGCGGGCGTGCAGCTTCTGCGTCGAAATACCCAATTCAGCTCCAAAACCGAACATACCGCCATCCGTGAACCTTGAGGAGGCGTTGGCCATGACCACCGCCGAATCGATACGCTTGGTGAAGCGTTCGATGGCG from Bifidobacterium sp. ESL0800 encodes:
- a CDS encoding phosphoribosylglycinamide synthetase, which encodes MSNPRIGLKIASERLAIVRYVFLVQVEDGIATADQRASLEYADAALVGWPEMDADDVVDLDEDGQKTVAERLAAMERYIAEFSRQEAQGGIDAMTDLLIRASECVASVRRLYQPDFPIPTFAEIRRVVQDEYDEDMGKIDTSQHATAEKIEEQTEQADEKREETVTEQSQNEKNAKNKGNGKA